A DNA window from bacterium contains the following coding sequences:
- a CDS encoding MBL fold metallo-hydrolase, with protein MTALRVTVLASGSAGNVLLLECGADRVLVDAGISLDALERALDRLGLAPRDVGGVVLTHEHDDHARGAGPLSRAAGVRVYATAATAAAAAQALAGADVRPFAPGTPFAVGPFEITAFPVPHDAVEPVGLAIAAAGRRVVIATDLGAADESLDRYLAEADLAVLESNYDLGLLHVSGYPWFLKNRILGGRGHLSNDDAARALARTAAVARDAGRRRGVCLVHLSDTNNLAPLARDTVRAAIEAAAPPPAARAHGAPGDAGGPPLLAVRPNGWTKPLLVDW; from the coding sequence ATGACCGCGCTGCGCGTCACGGTGCTCGCCAGCGGCAGCGCCGGCAACGTCCTGCTGCTCGAGTGCGGCGCGGACCGGGTGCTCGTGGACGCGGGGATCTCGCTCGACGCGCTCGAACGCGCGCTGGACCGCCTCGGACTCGCGCCCCGCGACGTGGGCGGGGTGGTGCTGACGCACGAGCACGACGACCACGCACGCGGCGCCGGGCCGCTCTCCCGCGCCGCCGGCGTGCGGGTGTACGCGACGGCGGCCACGGCGGCCGCCGCGGCCCAGGCCCTCGCCGGCGCCGACGTGCGGCCGTTCGCGCCGGGCACGCCCTTTGCCGTCGGGCCCTTCGAGATCACCGCGTTCCCGGTCCCCCACGACGCCGTCGAACCGGTGGGGCTCGCGATCGCGGCGGCCGGGCGGCGCGTCGTCATCGCGACCGATCTCGGCGCGGCGGACGAGAGCCTCGACAGGTACCTCGCCGAGGCCGATCTCGCCGTCCTCGAGAGCAACTACGACCTCGGGCTGCTGCACGTCAGCGGCTACCCCTGGTTTCTCAAGAACCGCATCCTCGGCGGACGCGGACACCTCAGCAACGACGACGCGGCGCGGGCGCTCGCCCGCACCGCGGCCGTCGCGCGGGATGCCGGCCGCCGCCGCGGCGTCTGCCTGGTCCATCTGAGCGACACGAACAACCTCGCCCCGCTGGCGCGCGACACCGTGCGCGCGGCGATCGAGGCGGCGGCCCCGCCGCCCGCGGCACGGGCGCACGGGGCGCCGGGAGATGCCGGGGGGCCGCCGCTGCTGGCCGTGCGGCCAAACGGGTGGACGAAGCCGCTGCTCGTCGATTGGTGA
- a CDS encoding ABC transporter ATP-binding protein encodes MSPPAADFPAATMTSSPLVLEHVTKRFGGLVAVENVTVAVEPGKITGLIGPNGAGKTTIFSVISGHLAPTAGRVVALGHDITGWSPHAVCRLGLCVTHQIVRPFPDLSVLENVMVGAGFGGGARVAAGGARREAMAVLDFTGLAARAGQPASALTLAQRKRLEIARALATRPSVLLLDEVLAGLTPSEVAQALTLVREICARGITIVMIEHVMHAVMNLSHRVLVLNYGRLIADGTPAEVTANREVIEAYLGTASDDMVAGESAGRRSDGAEETPHD; translated from the coding sequence GTGAGCCCGCCGGCGGCGGATTTCCCCGCGGCGACCATGACATCGAGCCCCCTCGTGCTAGAGCACGTCACGAAGCGGTTCGGCGGGCTCGTCGCCGTCGAGAACGTGACGGTGGCGGTCGAGCCGGGGAAGATCACGGGCCTGATCGGTCCGAACGGCGCCGGGAAGACCACGATCTTCAGCGTGATCAGCGGACACCTCGCGCCGACCGCCGGACGGGTCGTGGCGCTGGGGCACGATATCACCGGCTGGTCGCCGCACGCCGTCTGCCGTCTCGGCCTCTGCGTGACCCACCAGATCGTCCGGCCGTTTCCCGACCTCTCGGTGCTGGAGAACGTCATGGTCGGGGCCGGCTTCGGCGGCGGCGCACGGGTCGCCGCCGGCGGCGCGCGGCGCGAGGCGATGGCCGTCCTCGACTTCACGGGGCTCGCGGCGCGCGCCGGGCAGCCGGCGTCCGCGCTGACGCTGGCGCAGCGCAAGCGCCTCGAGATCGCCCGGGCGCTCGCGACGCGGCCGTCCGTGCTGCTGCTCGACGAGGTCCTGGCGGGGCTGACGCCCTCCGAGGTCGCGCAGGCGCTGACGCTCGTGCGCGAGATCTGCGCGCGGGGGATCACCATCGTGATGATCGAGCACGTCATGCACGCGGTGATGAACCTCTCCCACCGGGTGCTGGTGCTCAACTACGGCCGGCTGATCGCCGACGGCACGCCGGCGGAGGTCACCGCAAACCGCGAAGTGATCGAAGCCTACCTCGGTACCGCCTCGGATGATATGGTGGCCGGCGAGTCCGCCGGGAGGCGGTCGGACGGCGCGGAGGAGACGCCGCATGACTGA
- a CDS encoding cyclophilin-like fold protein codes for MRTIVITAGKVSATATLGAGRTADAVWNALPLEARASTWGDEIYFSIPVECEPESPREVVEMGDLGYWPPGSAFCIFFGPTPASHGREIRPASPVNVFGRVSGDATAFKAVRSGTTVKIERAA; via the coding sequence ATGCGGACGATCGTCATCACCGCGGGCAAGGTCAGCGCGACCGCCACGCTCGGGGCGGGCCGGACGGCGGACGCCGTCTGGAACGCGCTGCCCCTCGAGGCGCGCGCCAGCACGTGGGGCGATGAGATCTACTTCTCCATTCCGGTCGAGTGCGAACCCGAATCGCCGCGCGAGGTCGTCGAGATGGGCGATCTCGGGTACTGGCCGCCGGGCAGCGCGTTCTGCATCTTCTTCGGCCCGACCCCCGCAAGCCACGGCCGTGAGATCCGGCCGGCGAGTCCCGTCAACGTTTTCGGCCGCGTCTCCGGCGATGCGACCGCGTTCAAAGCGGTGCGCTCCGGCACCACGGTAAAGATCGAGCGCGCGGCGTGA
- a CDS encoding ABC transporter ATP-binding protein, with protein sequence MTEPASNGAPLLEVAGVAAAYGEVRALWDVSFAVREGEIVTLLGANGAGKTTTMRVISGLMRPLTGEVRLGGRPIQRLRAPAIVEAGIIQIPEGRRLWPRMTVLENLELGAYLPESRARRHETQEWVLSLFPRLAERRAQLAGTLSGGEQQMLAIGRGLMGRPRLLMLDEPSLGLAPILVKEVFRIVRQINAEGVTVLLVEQNVHQALELASRGYVLETGRITRSGSAADLLQDPEIKRAYLGR encoded by the coding sequence ATGACTGAGCCGGCATCCAACGGAGCTCCGCTCCTCGAGGTCGCGGGCGTCGCCGCGGCCTACGGCGAAGTCCGCGCGCTGTGGGATGTCTCGTTCGCCGTGCGCGAGGGCGAGATCGTGACGCTGCTCGGGGCGAACGGGGCCGGCAAGACCACGACGATGCGCGTGATCTCGGGACTGATGCGGCCGCTGACCGGGGAAGTCCGGCTCGGCGGCCGGCCGATCCAGCGGCTGCGCGCCCCGGCGATCGTCGAGGCGGGGATTATCCAGATCCCGGAGGGCCGCCGGCTGTGGCCGCGCATGACGGTGCTGGAGAACCTCGAGCTCGGCGCGTACCTGCCGGAGAGCCGCGCGCGCAGGCACGAGACGCAGGAGTGGGTGCTCTCGCTCTTCCCGCGGCTCGCGGAGCGCCGCGCGCAGCTGGCCGGGACCCTCTCCGGCGGTGAGCAGCAGATGCTGGCGATCGGCCGCGGCCTGATGGGCCGCCCCCGCCTCCTCATGCTGGACGAGCCGTCCCTCGGCCTCGCGCCGATCCTCGTCAAGGAAGTGTTCCGCATCGTGCGCCAGATCAACGCGGAGGGTGTGACGGTGCTGCTGGTCGAGCAGAACGTCCACCAGGCGCTCGAGCTCGCCTCGCGCGGCTACGTGCTCGAGACCGGCCGGATCACGCGGTCGGGCTCGGCCGCGGACCTCCTGCAGGACCCGGAGATCAAGCGGGCGTACCTGGGCCGGTAG
- a CDS encoding branched-chain amino acid ABC transporter permease, translating into MFTAQNLISICITSILTAGLYAVMSYGLAIIYGVMKVINLSNAGFLMLGAFMTLVYSQAWHLDPIAGAFLNMPIFFVVGWIVYVSLVRRVRQALPIASLLMLFGLWLVLQNVALAVWGSEDQSIITRYTYKALAFFDYRIAVTRLVVFAVALAVMAILHVVLNHTYVGKALRATVQDPQAALLAGIDTERISALAFGIGTAFAGFAGGLMTLQFSFTPDFGASFQLKSFTIIVLGGLENLAGVTIGAAILAFAESFAVLFMRASLQNVVAYALLVIALIVMPGGVASMFGRRS; encoded by the coding sequence GTGTTCACCGCTCAAAACCTGATCTCGATCTGCATCACGTCGATACTGACGGCGGGGCTGTACGCGGTGATGTCGTACGGCCTCGCCATCATTTACGGCGTCATGAAGGTCATCAACCTGAGCAACGCCGGCTTCCTCATGCTCGGGGCGTTCATGACGCTGGTCTACTCGCAGGCGTGGCATCTCGATCCGATCGCCGGTGCGTTCCTCAACATGCCGATCTTCTTCGTCGTCGGGTGGATTGTTTACGTGAGTTTGGTCCGGCGCGTGCGGCAGGCGCTGCCGATCGCGTCGCTCTTGATGCTGTTCGGGCTGTGGCTCGTGCTGCAGAACGTGGCGCTCGCAGTCTGGGGCAGCGAAGATCAGTCGATTATCACCCGCTACACGTACAAGGCGCTGGCGTTTTTCGACTACCGGATCGCCGTCACGCGCCTCGTCGTCTTCGCGGTTGCGCTCGCCGTGATGGCGATCCTCCACGTCGTGCTGAACCACACGTACGTGGGCAAGGCGCTTCGCGCGACGGTGCAGGACCCGCAGGCCGCGCTGCTCGCCGGGATCGACACGGAGCGGATCAGCGCGCTGGCGTTCGGCATCGGCACGGCGTTCGCGGGCTTCGCGGGAGGTCTGATGACCCTGCAGTTCAGCTTCACCCCGGATTTCGGCGCCTCGTTTCAGTTGAAGAGCTTTACCATTATCGTGCTCGGCGGGCTCGAGAACCTCGCCGGGGTGACGATCGGGGCGGCGATCCTCGCGTTTGCCGAGTCGTTCGCGGTGCTGTTCATGCGTGCCAGTCTGCAAAACGTCGTGGCGTACGCGCTCCTCGTCATTGCCCTCATCGTCATGCCGGGCGGCGTCGCGTCCATGTTCGGGCGCCGGTCGTGA
- a CDS encoding amidohydrolase family protein: MPLRALPFAGIPLFDHHAHSLRRVQPATPEAFRAHFTESDAPEIVAEHAGWSLFYRRALADLGRFFGCAPREDAILAARARRPFADLTREMFADAGIGAILIDPGFRAADHYDLPALRGLLPCPAGELLRLEVLAERLIPAADGWPDLRERFAAEVRAASGRLAGLKTIIAYRTGLDLREWDAASLAGAFRAAHDAAARGHTRLASKPLLDSLLWTALEIAAERGMPVQVHTGFGDRDLDLRLANPLWLRPVFEHPPFRAITFVLLHSYPYVREAAWLTHVYPHVAMDLSLTVPFAAHAASDAIVEALGLAPASKVLLATDAFSIPDLFWVAGRHAREALDVALATIETRGFTGPDDRDAIARRLLWDNAVAIYGDPREPRGQ, encoded by the coding sequence GTGCCGCTCCGCGCCCTCCCGTTCGCCGGCATCCCGCTGTTCGACCATCACGCCCACTCGCTGCGGCGCGTGCAGCCCGCCACGCCGGAGGCGTTCCGCGCGCACTTCACGGAGAGCGACGCGCCGGAGATCGTCGCGGAGCACGCCGGCTGGAGCCTCTTCTACCGGCGGGCGCTCGCCGACCTCGGCCGATTCTTCGGCTGCGCGCCTCGCGAGGACGCCATCCTCGCCGCGCGGGCGCGGCGGCCGTTCGCGGACCTCACGCGGGAGATGTTTGCGGACGCGGGCATCGGCGCGATCCTGATCGATCCCGGATTCCGGGCGGCCGACCACTACGATCTCCCGGCGCTTCGCGGCCTGCTGCCGTGTCCCGCCGGCGAACTCCTGCGTCTCGAGGTCCTGGCGGAGCGCCTGATTCCGGCCGCGGACGGCTGGCCCGACCTCCGCGAGCGTTTCGCCGCCGAAGTCCGGGCCGCGTCGGGCCGCCTCGCGGGCCTCAAGACGATCATCGCCTACCGCACGGGGCTCGACCTCCGCGAATGGGACGCGGCCTCGCTCGCCGGCGCGTTCCGGGCGGCGCACGACGCGGCGGCGCGTGGCCACACACGCCTCGCCTCCAAACCGCTGCTCGACAGCCTGCTGTGGACGGCGCTCGAGATCGCCGCGGAACGCGGCATGCCGGTGCAGGTGCACACCGGCTTCGGCGACCGCGACCTCGACCTGCGGTTGGCGAATCCGCTGTGGCTGCGGCCGGTGTTCGAGCACCCGCCGTTTCGCGCGATCACCTTCGTGCTGCTGCACAGTTATCCGTACGTGCGGGAAGCGGCGTGGCTCACCCACGTGTACCCCCACGTCGCGATGGACCTGTCGCTCACGGTGCCGTTCGCCGCGCACGCCGCGAGCGACGCAATCGTCGAAGCGCTCGGACTGGCCCCGGCCTCCAAAGTGCTGCTGGCGACGGACGCCTTCTCGATCCCGGACCTGTTCTGGGTCGCGGGGCGGCACGCGCGCGAAGCGCTGGATGTGGCGCTTGCGACGATCGAAACGCGGGGGTTCACCGGCCCGGACGACCGCGACGCGATCGCGCGCCGCCTCTTGTGGGACAATGCCGTCGCGATCTACGGCGATCCGCGCGAGCCGCGCGGTCAATAG
- a CDS encoding glycerate kinase, translating into MTALRVDDALFRVAETAALRRAAAEMLTRAVDAVDAYAATARAIAPADTGVRIGGRTYPLRERAKVIVVGAGKASAAMVRAAEGALGPRITAGLVTTAHGHRDGPSRITVKEASHPVPDAAGEAAAREMLALVHGLGPDDLVLCLLSGGGSALLPLPREGLTLADMAETTNLLLRSGADIVEMNTVRRHLSAIAGGQLARAAAPARVVTLAISDVIGSPPEAMASGPTVADPSTFADALAVLNRYGITTRVPAGARRVLEQGDLGAIPETPKPGDAAFREGAMTVIADNLTAARAAAEAARAAGFHTLLLSTYLEGEARHAGRILAGIARQIAATGDPAPRPACVVCGGETTVTVTGSGRGGRNQELALAGAAAMDGLGNVLLVGFATDGRDGPTDAAGAAVDGTTAARAQRAGLDPGRHLRDNNAYPLLDAVGDLIRTGPTGTNVADLALILCGPETK; encoded by the coding sequence GTGACGGCCCTGCGCGTCGACGACGCGCTGTTCCGCGTCGCGGAGACGGCCGCGCTCCGGCGCGCCGCCGCGGAGATGCTGACGCGCGCGGTCGACGCCGTGGACGCGTACGCCGCGACGGCGCGGGCGATCGCGCCGGCGGACACCGGCGTCAGGATCGGCGGGCGGACCTACCCGCTCCGGGAGCGCGCAAAGGTGATCGTGGTGGGCGCCGGCAAGGCGTCTGCCGCGATGGTCCGCGCGGCGGAAGGCGCGCTCGGCCCGCGCATCACGGCCGGCCTCGTCACGACCGCGCACGGACACCGCGACGGCCCCTCCCGCATCACCGTGAAGGAAGCCTCGCATCCGGTCCCCGACGCGGCCGGCGAGGCCGCCGCCCGCGAAATGCTCGCGCTGGTCCACGGGCTCGGTCCCGACGATCTCGTGCTGTGCCTGCTGTCGGGCGGCGGGTCGGCGCTGCTGCCGCTGCCGCGCGAGGGCCTCACGCTCGCCGATATGGCGGAAACGACGAACCTCCTGCTTCGTTCCGGCGCCGACATCGTCGAGATGAACACGGTGCGCCGGCACCTGTCGGCGATCGCGGGCGGGCAGCTGGCCCGCGCCGCGGCGCCGGCGCGGGTGGTCACGCTCGCGATCTCCGATGTCATCGGGTCGCCGCCCGAAGCGATGGCCTCCGGCCCGACGGTCGCGGATCCATCGACGTTCGCCGACGCGCTGGCGGTGCTGAACCGGTACGGCATCACCACGCGCGTCCCGGCCGGGGCGCGGCGCGTGCTCGAGCAGGGAGACCTGGGCGCGATCCCCGAAACGCCCAAGCCGGGCGATGCCGCGTTCCGCGAAGGGGCGATGACGGTCATCGCGGATAATCTCACCGCGGCCCGCGCCGCCGCGGAGGCGGCGCGGGCCGCGGGCTTTCACACCCTGCTCCTCTCCACGTACCTCGAGGGCGAAGCGCGGCACGCCGGGCGGATCCTGGCCGGGATCGCCCGGCAGATCGCCGCGACCGGCGATCCCGCGCCCCGGCCCGCGTGCGTGGTCTGCGGCGGGGAGACCACCGTCACCGTCACCGGGAGCGGACGCGGCGGCCGCAACCAGGAACTGGCCCTCGCGGGGGCCGCGGCGATGGACGGACTGGGCAACGTCCTGCTGGTCGGATTCGCCACCGACGGCCGCGACGGGCCGACCGACGCGGCGGGGGCGGCCGTCGATGGAACGACGGCCGCGCGCGCCCAACGCGCGGGACTCGATCCCGGCCGCCACCTTCGGGACAACAACGCCTACCCGCTGCTCGACGCGGTCGGCGACCTCATCCGCACCGGTCCGACCGGCACGAACGTCGCCGACCTCGCGCTCATCCTCTGCGGACCGGAGACGAAATAA
- a CDS encoding amino acid ABC transporter substrate-binding protein, whose protein sequence is MRIRGLARAAVGALVVPVLLVALVTPGRPAAMPEIKIGTVLPLTGAFGSSGGYFKQGYTMAIDDVNKAGGLQVGGQKYHVTLIILDDGSDGTRSRSLVEKLVTDQHVGFLLGGYDTSLVEAQEVVPDQYKIPYVEGGGAASGIFKRGYKYIFGTLATIYNLGKITMEFLTTQIAAGHLPKPLTIAVVWENTDHGKDYVDAVTDAAVQHPDLFRIVLNQSFQLNGSDFSPLLQQVKASNAVAFLSDAHLPDFITMHRQYLQAGLYHQFVSYGARGPDQKGRQALGPGADYLIAGLWWTPALKDPASQLFAERYTREYKAVPDWFQALSFETARALLAGISNAGALDGPKVRDALAHLTLRSMLPGGEIKFGSDGQIKAPYVIVQTTPGNTVRIVWPAHLPETRAVTLPMPRP, encoded by the coding sequence ATGCGGATCCGAGGATTGGCGCGTGCCGCGGTCGGTGCGCTCGTCGTCCCCGTGCTGCTTGTTGCCCTTGTCACGCCTGGGCGGCCGGCGGCGATGCCGGAGATCAAGATCGGCACCGTGCTGCCGCTGACCGGGGCGTTCGGCTCGTCGGGCGGGTACTTCAAGCAGGGCTACACGATGGCCATCGACGACGTGAACAAGGCCGGCGGGCTCCAGGTCGGCGGGCAGAAGTATCACGTCACCCTCATCATCCTCGACGACGGCAGCGACGGTACCAGGTCGCGCAGCCTGGTCGAGAAGCTCGTCACGGATCAGCACGTCGGCTTCCTCCTCGGCGGGTACGACACGTCGCTCGTCGAGGCTCAGGAAGTCGTGCCGGACCAGTACAAGATTCCCTACGTCGAAGGCGGCGGCGCGGCGTCCGGGATTTTCAAGCGCGGGTACAAGTACATTTTCGGCACCCTCGCGACGATCTACAACCTCGGCAAGATCACGATGGAGTTCCTGACCACCCAGATCGCCGCGGGCCATCTGCCGAAGCCGCTCACGATCGCCGTCGTCTGGGAGAACACCGACCACGGCAAGGACTACGTCGACGCGGTGACCGACGCAGCCGTACAGCACCCCGATCTGTTCCGCATCGTGCTGAATCAGTCGTTCCAATTGAACGGCAGCGACTTCTCGCCGCTGCTGCAGCAGGTGAAGGCCTCGAACGCGGTCGCGTTCCTCTCGGACGCGCACCTGCCGGACTTCATCACGATGCACCGGCAGTATCTGCAGGCCGGACTCTATCATCAGTTCGTCTCGTACGGCGCCCGCGGCCCCGACCAGAAAGGCCGCCAGGCCCTCGGGCCGGGTGCGGACTACCTCATCGCGGGCCTGTGGTGGACTCCGGCGCTCAAGGATCCCGCGTCGCAGCTGTTCGCCGAGCGGTACACGAGAGAGTACAAGGCCGTCCCCGACTGGTTCCAGGCGCTCTCCTTCGAAACGGCGCGCGCGTTGCTCGCCGGCATCAGCAACGCCGGGGCGCTCGACGGCCCCAAGGTCCGCGACGCGCTGGCGCACCTCACGCTGCGTTCGATGCTGCCCGGCGGGGAGATCAAGTTCGGGTCGGACGGCCAGATCAAGGCGCCGTACGTCATAGTGCAGACGACGCCCGGCAACACGGTCCGGATCGTGTGGCCGGCCCACCTGCCGGAGACACGGGCGGTGACGCTGCCGATGCCGAGGCCATAG
- a CDS encoding branched-chain amino acid ABC transporter permease yields MTAVRLSPASAAAPALGVVLALVPLFAPHNITVLNLGFFTFLYVAQGLAWNILGGFAGYVSFGYAAFFGLGAYTTALLWLHGWAPVLTFPLAGLCAAAFSLVVGVPTLRLIGPYFSIATIGVGEAMRILMLNLDNITGGASGLNLPTVVPSKGWFYLAALVVAAVAYVTAVWVRGSRFGLGLAALRMDPDAAETLGVRTALFKNVAHVISAFLVGVCGGLFAMYFQYLHPDNVFSFTESISLVLIALIGGIGTIWGPILGAAVFFAVQDYLQTSYPTFHLLVYGVLLIVILLFEPRGLAGLAARIAGRRRVPAPIAVTPAAPGTVAPPSTPGGAS; encoded by the coding sequence GTGACCGCCGTCCGCCTTAGCCCGGCGTCCGCGGCCGCGCCGGCCCTCGGCGTCGTGCTCGCCCTCGTGCCGCTCTTCGCTCCCCACAACATCACCGTGCTCAACCTGGGATTCTTCACGTTCCTGTACGTCGCGCAGGGATTGGCCTGGAACATCCTCGGCGGGTTCGCGGGCTACGTCTCCTTCGGGTACGCCGCGTTCTTCGGGCTCGGGGCGTACACGACGGCGCTCCTGTGGCTGCACGGCTGGGCGCCGGTGCTGACGTTTCCGCTCGCCGGCCTCTGCGCCGCGGCGTTCTCGCTCGTCGTCGGCGTGCCGACGCTGCGCCTCATCGGGCCGTACTTCTCGATCGCCACGATCGGTGTCGGGGAAGCGATGCGCATTCTCATGCTCAATCTCGACAACATCACCGGCGGCGCCTCCGGCCTCAACCTTCCCACCGTGGTGCCGTCCAAGGGCTGGTTCTACCTGGCGGCCCTCGTGGTGGCGGCCGTCGCCTACGTGACGGCCGTGTGGGTCCGCGGCTCCCGGTTCGGTCTGGGGCTCGCGGCGTTGCGGATGGACCCGGACGCGGCGGAGACGCTCGGCGTGCGCACGGCGCTGTTCAAGAACGTGGCGCACGTGATCAGCGCCTTTCTCGTGGGCGTCTGCGGGGGACTCTTCGCGATGTACTTCCAGTATCTACATCCCGACAACGTCTTCAGCTTCACGGAGAGCATCAGTCTGGTCTTGATCGCGCTGATCGGGGGGATCGGTACGATCTGGGGTCCCATCCTCGGCGCCGCCGTGTTCTTTGCCGTGCAGGACTACCTGCAGACGTCGTACCCGACGTTCCACCTGCTCGTGTACGGCGTGCTGCTGATCGTCATTCTGCTGTTCGAGCCGCGGGGCCTCGCCGGACTCGCGGCGCGGATCGCCGGGCGCCGCCGCGTCCCGGCGCCGATCGCGGTCACGCCGGCCGCCCCGGGCACGGTGGCGCCGCCGTCGACGCCCGGAGGCGCCTCGTGA
- a CDS encoding glutamine synthetase family protein, giving the protein MGTPADRAHAQRASPNAVYDRARAAGVRLVRVAYCDNANLIRAKAAPLDSLGGILKYGVGFSVAQQALPILGDTPLPASGLSPIGEVWLVPDPDTFTVLPYNQGAAVMLGDFQTEPGGPWAHDPRACLRRAAEAAAADGLEVQAAFEPEFYLLRPAAGGTPGGAGSSYMVAGRESAGGYEPIDRTNFAMTIAHDAAHETLRDLVDTLNTMGLDVALIYPESGPGQFEVSIRHAHALAAADRHILLREGVRGVATHHGLAASFAPAPFAASAGSGCHLHMSLWRDEQNVMYDEHDRLHLSPLAYSWIAGVLAHLPALCALVAPSVNSYARLRPYSWAGAFACYGPENREAAIRVITPRRGPALCNIELKTCDGSANPYLALAGVIAAGLDGVRRKLAPGDPVEVDPASLPEPERRKRGIVPLPATLGEAADALENDGTIQEILGAPLTRSFLAVRRGEWDALRDLEPAAVAQRHLLVY; this is encoded by the coding sequence ATGGGAACTCCCGCGGATCGCGCCCACGCGCAGCGCGCCAGCCCGAATGCCGTCTACGATCGCGCCCGCGCCGCCGGCGTTCGTCTCGTTCGCGTCGCCTATTGTGACAACGCCAACCTGATCCGCGCCAAGGCCGCGCCGCTCGACAGTCTCGGCGGCATCTTGAAATACGGCGTCGGGTTCTCGGTCGCGCAGCAGGCGCTGCCGATCCTCGGGGACACCCCGCTGCCGGCGAGCGGCCTGAGCCCCATCGGGGAAGTGTGGCTCGTCCCGGACCCGGACACCTTCACGGTCCTCCCCTACAACCAGGGCGCCGCGGTGATGCTCGGTGATTTTCAGACGGAGCCGGGCGGCCCCTGGGCGCACGACCCGCGCGCGTGTCTGCGGCGCGCCGCCGAGGCCGCGGCGGCGGACGGCTTGGAAGTGCAGGCGGCCTTCGAGCCGGAATTCTACCTGCTTCGGCCCGCGGCGGGCGGGACGCCCGGCGGCGCCGGCTCTAGCTACATGGTGGCCGGCCGCGAGTCGGCCGGCGGCTACGAACCGATCGATCGCACCAACTTCGCCATGACGATCGCACACGACGCCGCGCATGAAACGCTGCGCGACCTCGTGGACACGCTCAATACGATGGGGCTCGACGTCGCCCTGATCTATCCGGAGTCGGGGCCGGGGCAGTTCGAGGTCTCCATCCGCCACGCCCACGCGCTCGCCGCGGCGGACCGGCACATCCTGCTGCGCGAAGGGGTGCGGGGCGTCGCCACGCACCACGGCCTCGCGGCCTCGTTCGCGCCGGCGCCGTTCGCGGCGAGCGCCGGCAGCGGCTGCCACCTGCACATGAGCCTGTGGCGGGACGAACAAAATGTGATGTACGACGAGCACGACCGGCTGCATCTCTCGCCGCTCGCCTATTCCTGGATCGCCGGCGTGCTCGCGCACCTGCCGGCCCTGTGCGCGCTGGTCGCCCCGAGCGTCAACTCCTATGCGCGCCTCAGGCCTTATTCGTGGGCCGGCGCGTTCGCGTGCTACGGCCCCGAGAACCGTGAGGCCGCGATTCGGGTGATCACGCCGCGGCGCGGACCGGCGCTGTGCAACATCGAACTGAAAACGTGCGACGGCAGCGCCAACCCCTACCTCGCGCTGGCCGGGGTGATCGCCGCGGGCCTCGACGGCGTCCGCCGGAAGCTCGCGCCCGGCGATCCGGTCGAGGTCGACCCGGCGTCGCTGCCCGAGCCGGAGCGGCGGAAGCGCGGCATCGTCCCGCTGCCGGCGACGCTCGGAGAAGCCGCCGACGCGCTCGAGAACGACGGCACCATCCAGGAGATCCTCGGCGCGCCGCTCACGCGATCGTTCCTTGCGGTCCGCCGCGGCGAGTGGGACGCGCTCCGCGACCTGGAACCGGCCGCCGTCGCGCAGCGCCATCTGCTCGTCTACTGA